The Festucalex cinctus isolate MCC-2025b chromosome 14, RoL_Fcin_1.0, whole genome shotgun sequence DNA window CGGAAAacaataaaagtgggaaaacaagTTGAGAgttgaatgaaaacaacacCCTTTTTGACGCAGTTGTCTACGTAAGAATCGAAAATGTTGCATCTCCTGTCAGACAGGTTCTCCCTTTGGGTTCAAGCAGTATTGAGTGCTTCCCACTGAGAGCAGgagacatttcttttttacttgAAAAATCAGCACACAACTAAGAAGAAATATGCTGTACTTGCTCGGGGTAAGTAAAAACATTTCCTTTATTGCTGTGTTAACCGACACGTGATGTTGACTGCGGCATTTCTGTTTAAACCCACAGATAGTGGTCGGCCTTCTTGTCATCATTATGTGCTTCTCGAAAGGACTCAAAGAGGCGAGTAAACTTTAAAATGAGTCTTGCTTTTTTAATTAggtcaggggtctgcaacctgcggttCTGgaaccacatgtggctctttcgtCCCTCTCCTGTGTCTCCCTGTGGatttctttaaaacaaaaaaaacaaaaaaaaaacacagtagaTATATAATCTAttgttaatttatattttatatatatatatatatatatatatatatatattaggggtgtgaattgcctagtacctgacgattcgattcgtatcacgattcacaggtcacgattcgattcgataccgattaatcccgatacgaatggtcacgattcgataccgattaatcccgatacgaatttataagtcgattgttgcgatttttttccattcaaatttagaaaatactatcagtaaatttgtacatgtacactgtaagatttgtatgaatatatttatctaaaacttgaggcttataaccgtgagccactgtacacaaacagtttgcaatctgtttcacatttgaacagcattaaaataaaaatattaaggcttaatgtgccgttcatataacattcttccatgctcaaggtgtgaatcctaaaaaaaaaaaaaaaaaaaaaaaaaaaaaaaaaaaaattctaaaaaaaaaaaaaatcgattctgccgattattgaatcgattcgagaatcgcgcgatgtagtatcgcgatatatcgccgaatcgattttttttaacacccctaatatatatatatatatatatatatatatatttagttttagataaaatatgctttcaatgaattaattatttatataaaaaaaagaataattaaatattcaaaaaatgtccaaatttttaagttgtcagaaaaagagaaaaaggtagatgaaaaacatttaaaaataaactaaaaatgttcaaaaatgaaaaggaaaagcagaaaattaccataaaatgtcgcTAACATTGCCAAAGAGAAGTCTGAAAATTGATTTAAGGaaaggcaggaaagaaaatgttcaaaaagtaactataaaatgtaaaaaatcaaGAAGGAATTCCAACACTTACCATAAAATTTCTGTAAAATTGTCcccaaaaatgtaagaaaattgatagaaaaaaaggcagaaaaaaaagtcaaaaaacagccataaaatatcccccccaaaaaagaaaggcagaaactatgtccataaaattgtcaaaaatgtcggAAAAGTCAGAAcaatcacaaacaaacaaacaaacaaataaacagatcaaaggtagaagaaaatgaatctcaatgtattggattctgtatatttttcgGTTATGATGTAGCTCTAATTAGTGTCTTGGGCCCTAGTACATTAGACCAACACTAACacagtttccttcatcacaatcttcaaatgttttttggtatttatttggcctaaaatggctcttttgacagaaaAGGTTGCCGAACCCTCAATTAGATCAAGTAAGCTTGACTGTGAccagtgttttttaaatggtccAATTCTGAAGAACTGACACCATGAAGAAACACTTTCTCCAACTGCAAGTGTTCAAGTGGGTGAGGTTTTAATACGACTATTGTTTTGAACAGGGAACCAAACCTCAAAAAACACAGACACCGGAATCCAACGGCAACAAGGTCAGCACTCGTGATAAAAGCTCTCGGTGTTTACAATAACAGATTCAAGAATCAATGTTTTTGTGCGCCAACAGGACCTGAGTGAGGGAGATCTGCATTTATTGGCCAAGATCCTTTCAGTTGGATTGGTGGATGCAGATCCCAACTACCTCCACCATCTTAAAGGCTACAGAGACCTCAGAGGTGGATGACATGGACATACACGCGTGTCTACTTAAAACAACAGTGCAGTTTGTGAAGTTATTGATGACACGATGACTACGTCCGGCTATGTAGAATGGTGCTATGAATAACCCGAGTTCCTTCCTACAGAGGAAGAGAACGTTCCCTCTGGCGCTTGAATCCATAACTTTATAGATACAAAAGATTGGAGTTGATAAGAAAATGGCAGACACAGGTTGTCACTGAAACTTGTTttatttggcctttttttttttctatggtggccctgaagtgcaaaacaaaaaaaacctgccaactccaaatcaaaaaataaacaagccaaatacaaaaaacacaaaacaaaacaccatggcaaatcaaaaatcacaaacGAAAAGgtaatcacaaacacaaattagaaaacacaaacacaaaatctggaacaaaacaacaaaaaggctATCACAAACATAAAACCAAATACCGCAACATTTTCCTAACGAAAGTAGTTGGTaggtgggggagggggaggaACCATACTCACTtgattggattttattttttgcgttTTGCACTTTGGGGCCACTGATGGTAGTTTTGTCCACACTGAAATTAAAAACTGCCATGTTGACACAAAACTATACCATTACAGCTATAACTTTGTtttataaacaggaagtgatgaaaGTCGCAAATCCTTCAACTTTCTTTATACATTGCAATTGTTAGTCCTTCGGCCATGTTATTCTTGACAGAATATGATTTGTTGCCTTTGAAACAAAAGCAAGGACTGACGTTTAGGCCTCGGAATTATCAGAGCCCAGTTGACTTTTCCGCTGTCAGTGTTGATAATGTGAGTTTTTCCACACACGGTTGTTGAGTTTGTTTCCAAGAAGGTACAGCAAGGTCACCACAGACATGTTAAAACAAAAGAAGCCCAGCAGACCAACAGCACTGAAATGCCCAAGGAGGGGATACACCCAAATTCCTGCTGAGAAGTACACCCAGAGAATCCTGCAGAGATTTTAAGGGGAAATAGGTTTCACTGTCAGTGTGTGCTAGTTTATCGAAGTGTTTTGACTCAAGATGTgtgtataaacatttttttaatgttcacttTGAATAAACACAGTTGTACTGGTCCAGATGTCAGATACAGCCTTCAACTTCATAAGCAGGAAATTAAGAACATATTATGGATGACAATTAAAGTTGTGACAACAGTAGTTGAGTTCTTTGTTATCATTTCAATCTGTATTATGATGATTTGGCACTTACCAGAAAAGGTAACCCACACCCACTAATCCCAGTGTGGCCAGTGCATTCTTTGTTTGTGGGTAGGCATGTGGCTGCACCAGAAATTCTCCAAGTAACAAAGGAAAGACAAACGTATGCTAAGAAAACAAGTAAGAAATTAGTAATTATATGGGTTACTATGCacgtttaaatatatattttccagACCATCGCATGGTTTATCCAAGGAGGGAGGAAGGCGTCAATTGTTGCCGGGTAGACCAACTCTCTGTCATAGGCAAAGATAGcccaaaaaagaacaacaacaaactaaaCAAGATTTAATGTACGTTCTATTGATTTGTTgtgtaactttaaaaaaaagtattctaaaTGTGTATCTCACCATGCCCACGGGGAAGGCAAAGACAGAGAATATTAGATCTGTACATCTTTTCAGGATGCTATCAAAATTTTTCCCATGCTGAAGATCGTTCAATGCAGCCAgtccaaaaaataacatttgtagtaactgggggggaaaaaaagcaattaaGATATGTCTTTCATATGTCCTCTGCTTCATTTTACATTGCAGTGCACAATATCGTACTTACTAAATTCAAAAAGGTGAGGTATTTCCAAGGTCCCCCATACACAAAAATCCCAGGTGGTAATTCTTCTCCATCCTTAGCAGCCAGAGTGGTTACAACAAAAGCATACCAGCTGAATGCTGTGATGTGGTAAACACCTTTCGAGGTTGACGTCATTTTATATTAATTCTGatttccaagaaaaaaataaaaataaaatctgtacGAAGTCAAGACCGAAGCTCCAGGCTGAAACGTGAAAACTGAAAAGAAGATTAGTGTAAATGTGCAGCACAATGCACACACAAGAGGCCCACTGTTCGTTATGAAGTACAGCACAGGAGTGTGTCTTTATAAGCGGCGCTCGGGAGCATGTGACCTGATGGCTATTTTACTCTCGGTGAGCTTAATCGCGTTCACGCAGTTTTGAAAGAGTCTGACGTAAGTACAGTAGGTTAAAAAAGTCAAAGTCACGCATTCAGGCTACTATACATAATGTTATTTCACATCAGAAATATAGCGCTCAACAAAACGTATTAGACCAGAtgtcataattttttatttaattaaaaaaaaaaaaaaaaaaaaaaaaaaaaaagagttcagCGTCATTTAATGCTGAGCTTTTGACATTTTAGACCCATATTTCAGCCAACTCACTGTGATTATTAAGAGTTAGAAATTGCTAAATCATAACATTTTCCACTTCACACGCACATAACAAGAATATCATCTTAGTCAAAGCGGAGTGCAAAGAtccaaaatacacattgaaggcattttattttcatcatttgGTTTATAGAAGACCAGACAGCCATTAAAGGTATCTTAAAGATATTAaaattttgttagtttgtttcattttaaagtTTTACAGGTAAGGCACAATTTCATAAGAATACAAAGGCACAAGAGCTCAGTTTGTCCAACCTACAAAATCTTACACAACAGTTTGTTGTTTACCCCACTAAGAACTTCATAATTCTACATGGTCAGGCTTTGAGGTCCCTtgaggaaaatgtattttttaatgttatgattGGAATATGGATTACTCAAAATCTGTAAAAACTCACCAACAATGTGACAAAGCTGTCCAGAcatcacaacacaacacaaaaaaaaagaaaaaagttttgcTTTACAATAACATGGCGCAGAaaatattccattttttttttttatgtaacttgTTTGTATTGGTGGAGCTTATCTGCTAATGAATACCTTCATTATTAGCTTAAAgtcagttttaaaaaaacaacaataagtaAAGATACTTAAAACTATTCTGTTTACTAAGATAAATCAGGTTTAAGATGTGGTTATTTCTATCACACTTACAGTCCTCATGTTTCCAATGCATGATTTATAATATTGGATTAAACACCTAAATTTATGGAGGTAAACATCCAGTAGTgatattgtaattttaatttctgAACTCACCCTAAGATTTCTAAACCTCTTCTTACGTTTCCAAATGCCTACTTGTGCATTCAAGGGGAAAATCAAGACAGGCATGCATTGGACTGTTTCGAGGGAACATTTACACAACACCATGACTGCTGCCGAATTTCATCACTCTTCCAAGAAGTCACCAATGTGGTAACGTGTTGGTTTGCCCTAAGTTATGAGAACAATGTAGACGTAAGGGCTGGAGTGATAAACAgacccactagatggcagaagataCTTTACAACAAGTTCCGTTTCTGCACAAAGAATAAGTAGCTCACAAGGATAGAATTTACTTCTATTTGGAAAGCTGGAGTTCAATCCAGCCAACAGGTAAGAAACTAATTGTCTTACTTCATCATCATATATTTTTAAGTTCCATATGTTACAAAACCAGGGATCTTATGATTActattctaaacatgacatcAAAGCTGTAGCAGTTTCATTCGTGGCAAACATTAATCATATTTATGTATTGTGGCTACCATTGCAGTAAAAAGTAAAGTACTGTACAGGGCACCTCAAAGGAACAGTTGTAACAAATTGCACTTTACCCATCCGCGTCATTTTATCACATACATGTGCACTGTCAACCATCAGTAAAGGCACTCCATGCTGACTAAACAGATAGTGATTGACAAATAGAAATCCTACCCTATTGGTCTTTACTGATCATGTAAATATCTTAGTCAGCTTGTCAGGTTTCTGCTGTACTTCAGTCTCTAATCGTTTCTCTCAGCTTTCTTTCTGGATCCCAGTTAAGAAGTCATCTGAAAGCAAGAGAAAACATATTTCTTGTTAGAGAGGTGAACAAAAATCTTAACGTGCAAAAAATGATGTAAGAATAATTCAACTTACATCAAAGCGACTGTAAACCTTCCTCTCCTTCCTCATGCTTTGGAGTTTCTCCAGCAGCTTGTCACGGTCCTGAGACGACTTTGGCAGGTTGCTGCTTAGTGACCCAATCTCTCTTTCTTTTTCCcttttggcatttttgtcaGCTTCATCTTCTTTCTCATCATCAGTGACAGGTGACTCCTTGGTAGACTCGTTCCTGCTTTGGCTATTTGCCGAAATTTGTTCTAGCAGCAGCTTGGTATCATCTCGGAGGTTGCTGCTGGAGAGCACGCCGGCGGTTGATGAGTGGTAGCGAGACTGGCTCGCCTTTGGCTGCTTGGATTGCTGTGATGATGGTACCCCTTCCTCTACTGTCACTCCTGAACATTTATTTTGCCCTGCTGgttcatttattatttcattgTCCTCTGTTTTATTTTCAAGAGGCAATATGGAATCTTTGCTGACATCACTTTCATTTCTCATAGTATTGCTAGCAAGAGGTATGGCTAACTCTGATGAGCAAACTTCAGAATGATCAGAGATGGCCCTAACAGATGTGAAAACTGAGGTAGGGTGTATTGTAACTTTGTTTGTGTCAGCTAGATTCCCATTGGCTAAAAGGTTGGTGTCCGAGGACCCATGCGATGATGGCATTGTACCTTCTGTTCTTTCAGTATGGGAAGGCAAAACAGATTGAGCTAACACAGATGAACATGAATCTGTCACAGCAGGAGTCGAAGATGCAGTTGTGATGTCACCTTTGTCTTGTGTAATGACAATAGGTGACACTCCAGACTCATCTACTGTTGTTTTAGTTATTGAGCTGTAGGGATCACGTGAAATAGAATCATATAACAAAGGATTACTCTCGGGTGCCGTTGAAACTGAAACAGAAGCTTGTTGGTCTTCTTTCTTCATGAAGGAGAATGATGGGGAGACACTGACAGATTCTTCTAAGTGTAGTCTGTCAGAAGTTAGGGACTGTATGCTCGGTGAGTTTATGTTAGCGTCATGAGGACTGGATGTGGTTTGATGACTACAAATGAGTAGCGAGTGTTCAGCGTTAGAGCTTTTTGCATCTGGTTGTACTATGCTAGATGGTGATGCCAGTGGAATAGATGCCACACTGGTCTTGACCTGTGATGAGTCTCGAGTTTGGATGTTAGAAGTAAACATGGTTGATGCAGAAGATGATGCTGAATCCCCCATACTGGGAGTAAATAATGTGGACTCAGAGGTAGATTGAAGAACTGGTGATCTACTTTTATCGGTTCTATGCTCAAGCGATGGAAGGTTAGAATGTGCTTCTTGAGTTATAATGGGTTGTTGACCAGAGCCACACTCACTCAAGGCAGATTTGTGAAGCTCTGCATCGTCTGATTCACACTGAAGAGCCTCTGTTTCTGCACAAACAGATAAAGATACTGCCGTTTGGCTGTTCCCCAATTCTACCTTCTTAAGCTCAGTTGAGAGTCGAGGTTGTTCACTTTTTGAGCTTTGGGAAATGACGGTTAGATTACTGACCTGGGCCTCTCGCTTGTTTGCTTCATCACTGACATCGACTGGTGGCTCTgctgattttgttttacttaaatCCTTTGTAGTAACACTTGATGATAATGAGATTGACATTTGGGAAATCTTATCACCTTTCCGTCCATCATTTGTTACAGTGTCCTCCTTTTCAACACTCACTCTGTCAAGATCAGTTGGTGTTTTCATGGCGGTCTTCGCTGTTCTTTTTT harbors:
- the LOC144001032 gene encoding androgen-dependent TFPI-regulating protein, which produces MTSTSKGVYHITAFSWYAFVVTTLAAKDGEELPPGIFVYGGPWKYLTFLNLLLQMLFFGLAALNDLQHGKNFDSILKRCTDLIFSVFAFPVGMFVVVLFWAIFAYDRELVYPATIDAFLPPWINHAMHTFVFPLLLGEFLVQPHAYPQTKNALATLGLVGVGYLFWILWVYFSAGIWVYPLLGHFSAVGLLGFFCFNMSVVTLLYLLGNKLNNRVWKNSHYQH